In a genomic window of Polypterus senegalus isolate Bchr_013 chromosome 13, ASM1683550v1, whole genome shotgun sequence:
- the LOC120542369 gene encoding toll-like receptor 2 type-2 isoform X2 produces the protein MRSVMKIYFFGMTCFLVCFKVSSGQWSCSFEGSTNYCRCRMEGNGMNNIMACATASSFEIIGNAQDKIPIEFKKFMINLNSAARIKMILKNVAISDDFIQAIYDGFLLGSLEEFVLEDSDYAGRGFINVQTSNPDIALRTVTIINLTISEFYDFYSLDYLKGFLAPLVSVSLIRCSLFLIPCEVSKELLNLTYLDLSENKLQDTALTLSLCLGGYPKLMVLKLRKNYLKSYATVCQTLRFLPKLIHLDLSQHDFSDPPSFQCLWEQSFKVFNISNANLKYAEKYLPEYVEILDLSKNRLSTFDVHLPMLKELYISNNKLMTLPAAHNFPGLQVFNIEGNFLRSLQKSDVQDFKKLQFLKAGGNSYDCVCTLISKVEEIKDIIVQDWPDDYFCGSPLQYQGKRVKDVHQSVFECYRNIMLSVIIIGTLVILVILIVVCYKTHAFWYLRMAWKWLQTKRKATKEVDTSKIKYDAFISYSEEDCQWVEEILVPQLEDDKEHFKLCLHKRNFQPGKWIMDNVIESIEVSRKTLFIISKHFVNSEWCKYELEFSQRRFFDESNDFVILVLLEPIPKEVIPRRFCKLHKLMNKKTYLEWPEEEEEQCLFWDKLRTALKS, from the coding sequence aTCAGTCATGAAAATCTATTTCTTTGGAATGACATGCTTCCTCGTCTGCTTCAAAGTGTCTAGTGGGCAATGGAGTTGTTCTTTCGAAGGCTCCACCAATTACTGTAGATGCAGAATGGAAGGAAATGGTATGAATAATATCATGGCATGTGCCACTGCATCTTCTTTTGAAATAATTGGGAATGCACAAGACAAAATTCCTATAGAATTCAAAAAATTCATGATTAATCTAAACTCTGCTGCCCGCATTAAGATGATCTTGAAAAATGTGGCCATCTCAGATGACTTTATCCAAGCTATTTATGACGGCTTCCTTTTAGGCTCTTTGGAAGAATTTGTGCTCGAAGATTCTGATTATGCTGGAAGAGGATTCATTAATGTGCAAACTTCTAACCCAGACATAGCACTGAGGACAGTCACCATTATTAACTTGACCATTTCTGAATTTTATGACTTCTACTCCCTGGACTATTTGAAAGGCTTCCTGGCGCCTCTTGTCAGTGTTTCCCTCATTCGCTGCAGCCTTTTCCTAATTCCATGTGAAGTTAGCAAAGAGCTGTTGAATTTGACTTATCTGGATTTATCTGAGAACAAACTTCAAGACACAGCTCTTACACTGTCTCTATGCCTTGGAGGTTACCCAAAACTAATGGTTCTTAAATTGCGCAAAAATTATCTGAAATCTTATGCAACAGTATGTCAGACTCTCAGATTTCTTCCCAAACTGATCCACCTTGATCTTAGCCAACATGACTTTTCAGATCCTCCATCTTTTCAATGTCTATGGGAACAATCATTCAAGGTCTTCAACATTTCTAATGCAAATCTGAAATACGCAGAAAAGTACCTTCCAGAGTATGTTGAAATCCTTGATTTAAGCAAAAACAGGCTATCTACTTTTGACGTTCACCTTCCCATGCTAAAGGAATTGTATATTTCTAACAACAAGCTGATGACGTTGCCTGCAGCGCACAACTTTCCTGGGCTGCAAGTTTTTAATATTGAAGGCAATTTTTTGAGGAGCTTACAGAAAAGTGATGTCCAAGATTTTAAGAAGCTCCAGTTCCTAAAGGCAGGTGGAAACAGCTATGATTGTGTGTGCACTCTCATTTCCAAAGTAGAAGAAATTAAGGACATCATTGTTCAAGACTGGCCAGATGACTACTTCTGTGGAAGCCCTTTGCAGTACCAGGGAAAGAGAGTAAAAGATGTCCATCAATCTGTGTTTGAGTGCTATCGGAATATCATGCTATCTGTCATCATCATTGgaactttggtcattttggtCATATTGATAGTGGTTTGCTACAAGACTCATGCATTTTGGTACCTGAGAATGGCTTGGAAGTGGCTTCAAACTAAACGTAAAGCGACCAAGGAGGTTGATACCTCCAAAATTAAATACGATGCCTTCATTTCCTATAGTGAGGAAGATTGCCAATGGGTTGAAGAAATTCTAGTTCCACAGTTGGAGGATGATAAAGAGCATTTCAAGCTCTGTCTTCACAAACGGAACTTTCAGCCAGGGAAGTGGATCATGGACAATGTTATCGAGTCCATCGAAGTAAGCCGGAAGACTCTGTTCATCATTTCCAAACATTTTGTGAACAGTGAGTGGTGCAAATATGAGCTGGAGTTTTCCCAGCGCCGTTTCTTTGATGAGAGCAACGACTTTGTAATCCTGGTCCTCCTAGAGCCCATTCCCAAAGAGGTGATCCCTCGCAGGTTTTGCAAGCTGCACAAGCTCATGAATAAGAAGACATACCTAGAGTGgccagaagaagaggaggagcaaTGTCTCTTCTGGGATAAGCTGCGGACCGCTTTGAAAAGTTAG
- the LOC120542369 gene encoding toll-like receptor 2 type-2 isoform X4 codes for MKIYFFGMTCFLVCFKVSSGQWSCSFEGSTNYCRCRMEGNGMNNIMACATASSFEIIGNAQDKIPIEFKKFMINLNSAARIKMILKNVAISDDFIQAIYDGFLLGSLEEFVLEDSDYAGRGFINVQTSNPDIALRTVTIINLTISEFYDFYSLDYLKGFLAPLVSVSLIRCSLFLIPCEVSKELLNLTYLDLSENKLQDTALTLSLCLGGYPKLMVLKLRKNYLKSYATVCQTLRFLPKLIHLDLSQHDFSDPPSFQCLWEQSFKVFNISNANLKYAEKYLPEYVEILDLSKNRLSTFDVHLPMLKELYISNNKLMTLPAAHNFPGLQVFNIEGNFLRSLQKSDVQDFKKLQFLKAGGNSYDCVCTLISKVEEIKDIIVQDWPDDYFCGSPLQYQGKRVKDVHQSVFECYRNIMLSVIIIGTLVILVILIVVCYKTHAFWYLRMAWKWLQTKRKATKEVDTSKIKYDAFISYSEEDCQWVEEILVPQLEDDKEHFKLCLHKRNFQPGKWIMDNVIESIEVSRKTLFIISKHFVNSEWCKYELEFSQRRFFDESNDFVILVLLEPIPKEVIPRRFCKLHKLMNKKTYLEWPEEEEEQCLFWDKLRTALKS; via the coding sequence ATGAAAATCTATTTCTTTGGAATGACATGCTTCCTCGTCTGCTTCAAAGTGTCTAGTGGGCAATGGAGTTGTTCTTTCGAAGGCTCCACCAATTACTGTAGATGCAGAATGGAAGGAAATGGTATGAATAATATCATGGCATGTGCCACTGCATCTTCTTTTGAAATAATTGGGAATGCACAAGACAAAATTCCTATAGAATTCAAAAAATTCATGATTAATCTAAACTCTGCTGCCCGCATTAAGATGATCTTGAAAAATGTGGCCATCTCAGATGACTTTATCCAAGCTATTTATGACGGCTTCCTTTTAGGCTCTTTGGAAGAATTTGTGCTCGAAGATTCTGATTATGCTGGAAGAGGATTCATTAATGTGCAAACTTCTAACCCAGACATAGCACTGAGGACAGTCACCATTATTAACTTGACCATTTCTGAATTTTATGACTTCTACTCCCTGGACTATTTGAAAGGCTTCCTGGCGCCTCTTGTCAGTGTTTCCCTCATTCGCTGCAGCCTTTTCCTAATTCCATGTGAAGTTAGCAAAGAGCTGTTGAATTTGACTTATCTGGATTTATCTGAGAACAAACTTCAAGACACAGCTCTTACACTGTCTCTATGCCTTGGAGGTTACCCAAAACTAATGGTTCTTAAATTGCGCAAAAATTATCTGAAATCTTATGCAACAGTATGTCAGACTCTCAGATTTCTTCCCAAACTGATCCACCTTGATCTTAGCCAACATGACTTTTCAGATCCTCCATCTTTTCAATGTCTATGGGAACAATCATTCAAGGTCTTCAACATTTCTAATGCAAATCTGAAATACGCAGAAAAGTACCTTCCAGAGTATGTTGAAATCCTTGATTTAAGCAAAAACAGGCTATCTACTTTTGACGTTCACCTTCCCATGCTAAAGGAATTGTATATTTCTAACAACAAGCTGATGACGTTGCCTGCAGCGCACAACTTTCCTGGGCTGCAAGTTTTTAATATTGAAGGCAATTTTTTGAGGAGCTTACAGAAAAGTGATGTCCAAGATTTTAAGAAGCTCCAGTTCCTAAAGGCAGGTGGAAACAGCTATGATTGTGTGTGCACTCTCATTTCCAAAGTAGAAGAAATTAAGGACATCATTGTTCAAGACTGGCCAGATGACTACTTCTGTGGAAGCCCTTTGCAGTACCAGGGAAAGAGAGTAAAAGATGTCCATCAATCTGTGTTTGAGTGCTATCGGAATATCATGCTATCTGTCATCATCATTGgaactttggtcattttggtCATATTGATAGTGGTTTGCTACAAGACTCATGCATTTTGGTACCTGAGAATGGCTTGGAAGTGGCTTCAAACTAAACGTAAAGCGACCAAGGAGGTTGATACCTCCAAAATTAAATACGATGCCTTCATTTCCTATAGTGAGGAAGATTGCCAATGGGTTGAAGAAATTCTAGTTCCACAGTTGGAGGATGATAAAGAGCATTTCAAGCTCTGTCTTCACAAACGGAACTTTCAGCCAGGGAAGTGGATCATGGACAATGTTATCGAGTCCATCGAAGTAAGCCGGAAGACTCTGTTCATCATTTCCAAACATTTTGTGAACAGTGAGTGGTGCAAATATGAGCTGGAGTTTTCCCAGCGCCGTTTCTTTGATGAGAGCAACGACTTTGTAATCCTGGTCCTCCTAGAGCCCATTCCCAAAGAGGTGATCCCTCGCAGGTTTTGCAAGCTGCACAAGCTCATGAATAAGAAGACATACCTAGAGTGgccagaagaagaggaggagcaaTGTCTCTTCTGGGATAAGCTGCGGACCGCTTTGAAAAGTTAG